The genome window AAGAATGTTAGTATAGTTTGTTTGGTTGAGTTTTAAGATAATGGCTTATATACCTTATGGCAGGCAAGATATTTCTGACGAAGATATTCAAGCAGTTGTTGAAGTTCTAAAATCGGATTTTTTAACTCAGGGTCCGGTCGTTCCTAAATTTGAATCATTGGTGGCTGAAATTTGTGGAGCCAAATATGCAACTGCAGTAAATTCTGCAACTTCAGCTCTTCATATTGCCTGTTTGGCTTTAGGAATTGGTAAGGACGATTTAGTCTGGACAAGCCCGAATAGTTTTGTAGCAAGCGCAAACTGTGCAGTATACTGTGGTGCTAAGATAGATTTTGTCGATATTGATCCAAGGACTTATAATCTCAGTGCAGAAAAATTAGAAGAAAAATTAATTAATGCTAAAAAGATTGGAAAGTTACCAAAGTTAGTCATACCAGTTCATTTTTCCGGACAACCATGTGATATGGAAAAAATATTTTCTTTATCGCAAGAATATGGTTTTAAAATAATCGAAGATGCCTCACATGCTATAGGTGCAAAATATAAGAATGAACCAGTTGGAAATTGTAAGTATTCTGATATAACTGTATTTAGCTTTCATCCTGTAAAGATCATTACTACGGGAGAAGGTGGAATGACTCTCACTAATGATAAAGAACTTCAAATTAAGTTATATAGGTTGCGCAGTCATGGAATAGTCAGAGATTCCCGTGAAATGACTCATCCCCCAGACGGCCCTTGGTATTACCAGCAGATTGAATTAGGTTATAACTATAGACTTACAGACATTCAAGCCGCACTGGGACTCAGTCAATTGAACCGACTTGATCAATTTATTAAAAGAAGACATGAAATAGCAAATATATATAGAAATCTTTTGATTGATAAATCCATTGTTTTACCGTATCAGAATCCTGAAAATTATTCCTCTTTCCATTTATTTGTTATTCGAATCAAAACCAAAGAATTCAAGATTAGCCATAAACAAGCTTTTGAGCAACTGAGAAATTCAGGAATATTAGTAAATTTACATTACATTCCAATCTATCGGCAGCCCTTTTATTCTAAATTTGGATTTAAATTGTCAGATTTCCCTGAAACGGAAGCTTACTATTCAGAAGCAATTAGTTTACCCATGTATCCAGGATTAACGGAAACTGAAGTAAAAGAAGTAGTTCACCGATTAACCAATCCGATTGGCTACCAAACTTTATTTTAAAATTCAATATGTTTTTGGAAAAGGTTATCATTGGCACTGTACAATTTGGTTTAAATTATGGAATTGCGAACACTCTAGGAAAAATAAATTATACACGTGGAAGTGAAATAATTCGATTAGCTGAAAAACATAACATTTCAACTTTGGATACTGCTATTGCATATGGTGATAGCGAAATCTTATTAGGTCAGATTGGAATTGATAACTGGAAAGTTATTTCCAAACTTCCACCATTGGAAACAAATCTTGAATCGAAAGTTCTTGAAGGGAAAATATATTCGTTAATTCAAAGTTCTCTACGAAACCTTAACATTAAAAAATTATATGGAATTCTTTTGCATAGTCCAGAGGATTTATTGTCGAAGAATGGTTCGCAAATATACAAAACATTAATTGATCTAAAAAATAATAAGCTAGTTGAAAAAATCGGAATTTCAATATATGATCCAAATTGTTTAGATTTATATTTGGAACATTTCGACCTTGATATAGTACAAGCTCCCTTTAACATTCTTGATCGGAGAATCAAGGAACAAGGTTACTTGGACAAATTAAAGAATAAGAATATAGAATTCCATTGTAGATCAATATTCTTGCAAGGTTTATTGCTTATGAACCGATCTGAATTACTGGCTAAATTCAATAAGTGGGAATATGTCTGGGATAAGATGGAGAATTTTGCTTCAAATAATGGGATCAGTAATTTAGATATTTGTACAGCATTCATAAAACAAAACACTGACGTGGATAGAGTAATTATCGGTGTTGATTCTAAAATACATTTAGATGAAATTATTGCCTCCTGCAATAAAGATATCAATACAGTTCCAGAAATTGAAATAGAGAATGATCGTCTGGAACTTTTAAATCCTTCAAACTGGAACAATTTGTGAAAACTTTAGCAATAGTACAAGCCAGAATGGGCTCCACTCGATTTCCGAAGAAAGTGATGAAACTAATTAACGGAAAGCCGATGATAGAACTGCTTTTAGCAAGACTATCTTTATCAAAGAAAATTGATAAAATAATTTTAGGAACTTCGCAAGACACATTAAACAAACCTTTGATAGAACATGTCCAGAAAATCGGATATTCTTATTATCAGGGGAGTGAGTTGAATGTTCTTGAAAGATTCTATGAAGCTGCAAAAATATATAATCCAGAAATTGTAATACGTATAACAGGTGATTGTCCATTAATCGATTACAAGGTTGTGGACGAGGTTCTTGATATGTATGAAAAATCTGATTTTGATTATGTATGTAATGCTCTTCCTCCAACCTTTCCTGATGGACTTGATGTTGAAGTATTTAGCTTTAATTCTCTAAAGGAAGCATACAATAATGCAGTTACAGATTATGAGAAAGAACATGTAACAGTGTATATACAGGAATCAGAAAAATATCGTCGCGGAAACTTATTCCATTCTAAGGATTATTCTGCTGAACGATGGACGGTTGATGAGCCTGAAGATTTTACTGTTATCGAAAATATATTCAATTATTTTCATCCACGTATTGATTTTAGTTGGCTAGAAGTTATTGATTTATTGGAAAATCAACCCAAACTATTCCATGCTAATCGACATTTAACAAGAAATGAAGGTGTGATAATGGGTACAGGTCAAAAACTTTGGAAGAGAGCCAAGAAGATAATTCCTGGTGGGAACATGCTTTTATCTAAACGATCAGAGATGTTTTTGCCTGATCAATGGCCTAGTTATTTTAGCAAATCAAAAGGTTGTAAAGTTTGGGATTTGGACGGGAAAGAATTTATTGATATGTCCATAATGGGAGTAGGTACGAATACTTTAGGATATGGACATCCCGAGGTTGATGAAGCTGTTAAGCGAACTATTGAATCTGGAAATATGTCAACTCTAAATTGTCCTGAGGAAGTATATTTAGCGGAGAAGCTGATTGAGTTGCACCCTTGGGCAGATATGGTGCGTTTTGCGAGGTCTGGCGGAGAAGCGAACGCGATAGCAATTCGAATTGCTCGGGCAGCAAGTGGAAAGGATAAAGTTGCATTTTGTGGATACCATGGTTGGCATGATTGGTATTTAGCCGCAAATCTTGGTGATGAGAAAAATTTAGCAGGTCATTTAATTCCAGGTTTAGAACCAAACGGAGTTCCACGAAATTTAAAGAATACCGTATTTCCTTTTAAATACAATGATTTTATTGAATTAGAAAACCTTGTTAACAATGAGGACATAGGTGTAATTAAAATGGAAGTGTCTAGGAATCAAGGTCCCCAAGATGGCTACTTGCAGAAGATAAGAAAACTAGCTACAGATAAAGGTATAGTTTTAATTTTTGATGAGTGCACTTCTGGATTTCGCCAAACACTAGGAGGATTGCATAAGTTTTATGGTGTTGAACCAGATATGGCGATGTTTGGCAAAGCACTCGGGAACGGCTATGCGATTACTTCAACTATTGGAAGACGGGAAATCATGCAAGCTGCTCAATCGACTTTTATAAGTAGCACTTTCTGGACAGAGAGGATTGGCCCGACCGCTGGTTTAAAAACTTTAGAAGTTATGGAAAAAATTAAATCATACGATACAATCACTGAAGTTGGAAAAAATATTACCCAAGGTTGGATAGATTTAGCAAAGAAGTATGAATTAAAAATTGAAACATCTGGACTACCTGCATTAACTTCATTCGGTTTTAATAGTTCAGAAAATTTGGCTTATACATCATTCATCACGCAAGAAATGCTATCTAAAGGTTTTTTAGCATCAACGAGTGTTTACGTATGCATTGCACATACAAAAGAAATTGTTGATCATTATTTTGCTGAACTCGAGCCCATTTTTTCAATTATTAAAGAATGTGAAGAAGGATCCAGGAACATATATGATCTTCTAAAAGGTCCTGTCTGTCATGAAAGATTTAAAAGACTGAATTAGAAATTTGATTTTAATTTTTACTGAATCTTTATCAACAACTGGATTAGGTCATTTAGGGCGATGTACTGCATTGGCCGAAATTTTGATCGAGTCAGGCAATAAAGTTGAGATCATACTCCATTCGGATGGCACGGACCTTGGTGGTGAAACAAAGATACCAATTGAGGTAATAAATTGGAAGAATGAAAATGATTTAAACGAAATTTGTAATCGTAAAAAACCAAAATTGATTATTGTTGATTCTTATTTAGCTGATACTAAGAATTATGCAGAAATCTCCAGTAAAGTATCTAAGCTCATCTGTGTTGATGATATGCAAAGAATTGAATATCCAAAAGATGCTATTATTCTTAATCCAGGTTTCGGTGGAAGGTTTATTGATTACGACAATAGCCGGCATAAAATTTTTACGGGACCAGGATACGCATTACTACGTAAACCTTTTAGAGAGTCAATCGAATACCAACCGATTAGAACAAATATTGAAAGAGTTTTAATTACAGTTGGAGGAGACGATAAGAAAAATATTGTTCCCCAAATATTGTCCATTGTAAATACAGAATTTTACAACTGGAGAAAGGAAGTAATCGTAGGACCTTCGTTTAAAAACTTGGAAAAGATAAAACAAAATTCTGACTCAAATACTTTTTTACATCAAGGCCTATCGGCTTTAGAAATTCGGGATCTGATGCTAGATGTCGATATAGCCATAACTGCTGGAGGTCAAACTACTTACGAGTTAGCAAAATGTGGCATTCCTATGATAGTGATGGAAATCGTTGAAAATCAAAGAAAAAATATTCAGGGTTTTATGAGTGAGAATTTAGCTTTTTTAATCAATCTTGATAACATGAAACAGTTTCCTTTTTTATTAAAGGAAAATTTGAACTTTTTAAGTCTTCGTGAAAATCGTTTCGATTATAGAAATCGATTAGTTAATTTTTTTAGTCAATTCAACAGTGTTAGCTTGTATGATTCGATTATTTAGGACTATTATTTATGGATAATAAAAAATATCAGAAGGTAGAATCGGGATATATTTCGGCATCACCATTACCGAATAAAGAAGAGCTAGAAAAATTTTACAGGGATCTATATTACCAATCACCACAATCAGCTACTTATCAAATCGATTATCCAAAGATAGAAATAGAGCATAAAAGATTGAAAAATGAAGTCCTAATGTATGCTCTAAAAAATTCAGGAATTGAGTCAGGAAAATTTTTAGACATCGGTGCAGGCGAAGGTTTTTTACTTCAGACAGCCTATGATTATAAATTCTCAGTTACTGGAATTGATTTTTCCAGTTTTGGTGTTAATAAATTCCACCCAGAATTATCTAAATTTTTAAGAGTAGGAGATGTTTACGAAAATATAGAAGATTTAATTAAAAGTAAAGAGAAGTTTAATATTATTTCATCAATAAATGTTTTAGAGCATGTAATTGATCCAGAATTATTTTTAAGTAAGGTGGATCAGTTATTAGAGAATGATGGATTGGTGTCCATAACGGTTCCGAATGATTTTTCAGATTTGCAGAATTTAGCAGTTAAAGAGGGACTGATTGATAGAGAATTTTGGTTTTCTCCTCCTGCCCATTTGCACTACTTCAACACAAAAACGTTACCTGATTTTTGTATACAGCAAGGTTATGAAGTTGTTGACTCCTATTCAGATTTTCCTATCGACATTTTTTTATTTCATTCAGGCTCAAATTATGTTATGGATTCAAAAAATGGACCTTCAGCTCATAAAGCTCGCATGCTTCTCGATTTATTAGTTTCAAATAGTGGATTAGATAGGTATTTAAAATTTTATCGATCTATGTTCGAAGTAGGTCTTGGTCGAGATATAACAGTGATTCTGAAAAAAAGTAAATGAAAGTTCTAGTTACAGGAGCAGATGGCTTTTTAGGTAAAGCTGTAGTCGAAAAGCTAAATTTCAATGAGCTGGATATTATATCTGTAACTAGACGTGAAAACTCTTCAAGTGGATTCTTTATTAAAGATCTGGGGAATCCAAAAGAATTGATAGAGACTTTAGATAATATAAAACCTCAAATAATCATCAATCTCGCAGCAGTTATAGATTTTTCAGAAAATTCTAATATTTCTTTTCTTCATTCAATAAATATTCTCTGTCCAGCGATCTTAGCAGATTGGGCTAAAAGAAACAATAGTTACTTAATCCAAGCGTCCAGTATAATAATTCACGGAACTAATCATAATTTATATAATCATTTCACTCCAGAATCTCCAGACACTGATTATGGTTTGAGTAAATATTTGGCTGAACAGATGATAGTTTCGAGTGGTTGTGATTATGCGATTCTAAGATTTGGTGGATTATTTGGAAAAAATGGACCAATACATTTAGGTATAAATGTTGCAATCGAAAAAGCAAAGCAAGGGATTGTTCCGAGCTATACTGGAGAAGGTAAGAGCAGAAGAAATTACCTTCATATTAAGGATGCAGCAACCATGATCGACGCTTGTGTAAAAAAAAGATTACTAGGAATATACTTTTGCGGCGGCGAAGTCGTTTCCTTTAAAGCTATGCTTACAAGTATTGCTGAAGAATTTAATGTTGGTTCGCAACCAGGACAGATAGCTGGATTGGATTCTCAAGATCAAATAGTTGAAGTAAGTTCAGAACTGAATTTTTATAAAAGCTTTGCGGATTGCTTAAAAGATTGCTAATGAAACTAGGCGTAATTTCTGACATACACGGAAATCATCTAGCGCTTCAAGCAGTTCTTAATTCAGCAAAGTCCAAAGGTGTTGAGAAACTCTTAGTTGCCGGAGATTTAATCGGTTACTATTTCTGGGCGAAGGAAGTTATAAATCTTTTAAAAGATTGGGATTGTTTGATTGTAAGAGGAAATCATGAAGAGATGCTTGCAAAGGCAATCCAAAATCCAGAATATTTAATAGAAGTTGATAAAAAATATGGTAAAGGTATACGATACGCAATTGAAACTTTGGCAGATACTGAGATCGATTTTCTAATTTCTTTGCCCCATCCACTAGAGGTTTCTTTCGATGATCTTTCAATTCTTTTATGTCATGGATCACCTTGGGATCTAGATAAATACATCTATCCAGATGCTGATTTAGCTATATTTGATCAATTTGATCTTAACAAGTTTGATATAGTGATTGTAGGTCATACCCATTATCCAATGGTTAAAAATATTAAAAACTCTATTCTATTGAATCCAGGATCTGTTGGTCAATCAAGAAATAGAATCCCTGGAGCTCATTGGGCGATTCTTGAAACGGAAAATAATGCGATAGAGCACTTTGTTGAAAAGTATGATGATTCATATATTATTACTAAAGCAGAAGAAATAGAACCTAACTTGCCTTATCTTACTCAGGTTTTACAGAGACAATGAAGACGATATTGATTACTGGAATAGGGAGTGATATAGCGCAATCTATTGCAATTATAATAAGAGAAAGATTTCCAGAATGGAGAATTATCGGCTGCGATGTTAATATTCGTCACGGTGGGAACCTATTTTCTGATAAATTTATTGTTTCGCTTCAGGCATCAACTGATCAATATTTACCATGGCTTGAAGATTTAGTAAAAGAAGAGGGCGTTAGCTTCTGTATTCCAGTTTCAGAGGCTGAATTAGAATTTTTCTTTGTGAACCAAATTTTTGAAATTGGTAAGGCAAAGATTCTCATGGCAAACCCACAATCGTTAAAGATAGGTCTAGATAAGCTTCAAACAAATCAGTATTTAAAATCCATTGGGGTAGATGTCCCCTGGACATTACTTTCCGAAAACTTAAATTCAATACCAAGTTTCCCATGCATATTTAAGCATAGAAAAGGAGCAGGATCGAAAGTTTTATTTGAATGTAAGAATAGAGAAGAAGCTATTTTTTATTCCAGTAAATATTCAAATGGAATCTTTCAGGAATTACTCCTTCCTTCAAACCAAGAAGTTACTTGTGCAGTTTATAGAAACAAAAAAGGGAAGATAAATATTCTTCAATTGCTTCGGGAATTAGATGGAGGATTTACAGGCTGGGCAGAGGTTATCCAGGATCAAGAAGTTTCGAAGCAATGCGAATTATTGGCTGAGGCTCTTGATCTTAATGGTTCAATCAATGTGCAATTACGAATCACGGCACTTGGTCCGAGAATATTCGAAATCAATCCTAGATTTTCGTCCACTGTTTTGATGAGGCATATGATGGGCTTTGAGGATGTTATTTGGTCGATTGAGGAATTGTTAGAAATTAATTCTAATTTTCATTCTCCAAAAATTGGTACAGTAGCCGTTAGAGTTCAAGGAGTGAATATCATAAATTAATGGAAAACTTAAATGGTTTATAAAAATATAAAAATTGGAAAAGAATATCCCTGCTTCATCGCAGCTGAAGTCGGAATCAATCATAATGGAGACATTAATTTAGCAAAGGAAATGATCAAAGCTGCTAAAGATGCGGGTGCAGATGCAGTTAAATTCCAAAATTATCATACTGAAGATTTTATATTAGATAAAAAATTAACGTATGAATATATTTCAGAAGGAACAAAAATTGTAGAAAGCCAGTTTGAAATGTTTAAACGATATGAACTTAGTTTTGAACAAATTCAAGTTCTAAAAGATTACAGTGATGAATTGGGAATAATTTTTTTTAGTACTCCAACCAGTTTAAAAGGTATAGAAGATTTAGAAAAAGTTGGAGTTAGTCTTTTAAAAAACGGTTCGGACTTTCTTGTTAATCTTGAGCTCATTAACCAAATGGCAAAAACTGGCATCCCTGTCATAATTTCAACAGGTATGGCGACACTTGGAGAAATCGATGATGCTGTCAGATCTTTTGAACAAGCTGGTGGAAAAGATTTAATCATTCTTCATTGTGTGTCTGCTTATCCTACTCCGGCGGAAGAAGTTAATCTAAACAAAATATCTGCACTTGCGAAAGCTTTTCAGTATCCTATAGGATTCTCGGATCATACTGATGGTATTGTCGCGGCTGTAGGAGCAGTTGTCTTAGGAGCTTGTTTTATTGAAAAACATTTTACTTTAAATAAGAATTTACCTGGGCCAGATCATCATTTCTCTTCTGATCCAAAAGAATTTAAGGAACTTGTAAATTCTATTCGATTTGTTGAAAAAAGTATGGGTAACTCGAAAATTTCTCCAACTCAAAAAGAGGAATTCAATCGAAATACAGCAAGATTGTCATGCGTAGCAAAACATAGATTAAAGTCAGGGCATATAATTCAGAGAGAAGATATTGCCTTCTCCAGGCCAGCAAATGGTTTGCCGCCTAAGCTATTAGATATACTTATAGGAACCCATGTAAAGGAAGACATGGAATTAGGTGAACCTTTCTTATTCAGTAAGATTGGATAAAATTTTATTTTAACAGTATATGAGCATAGAAAATGAAAAAAAAGTTTGATCCAATTTGGGATCACAAATACAAAAAAGGACATGCTGAAAAGTATCCTTGGGACAGTGTAGTTTCTTTTGTTTTTAGACATCGA of Leptospira sp. GIMC2001 contains these proteins:
- a CDS encoding metallophosphoesterase family protein codes for the protein MKLGVISDIHGNHLALQAVLNSAKSKGVEKLLVAGDLIGYYFWAKEVINLLKDWDCLIVRGNHEEMLAKAIQNPEYLIEVDKKYGKGIRYAIETLADTEIDFLISLPHPLEVSFDDLSILLCHGSPWDLDKYIYPDADLAIFDQFDLNKFDIVIVGHTHYPMVKNIKNSILLNPGSVGQSRNRIPGAHWAILETENNAIEHFVEKYDDSYIITKAEEIEPNLPYLTQVLQRQ
- a CDS encoding aminotransferase class III-fold pyridoxal phosphate-dependent enzyme, which translates into the protein MKTLAIVQARMGSTRFPKKVMKLINGKPMIELLLARLSLSKKIDKIILGTSQDTLNKPLIEHVQKIGYSYYQGSELNVLERFYEAAKIYNPEIVIRITGDCPLIDYKVVDEVLDMYEKSDFDYVCNALPPTFPDGLDVEVFSFNSLKEAYNNAVTDYEKEHVTVYIQESEKYRRGNLFHSKDYSAERWTVDEPEDFTVIENIFNYFHPRIDFSWLEVIDLLENQPKLFHANRHLTRNEGVIMGTGQKLWKRAKKIIPGGNMLLSKRSEMFLPDQWPSYFSKSKGCKVWDLDGKEFIDMSIMGVGTNTLGYGHPEVDEAVKRTIESGNMSTLNCPEEVYLAEKLIELHPWADMVRFARSGGEANAIAIRIARAASGKDKVAFCGYHGWHDWYLAANLGDEKNLAGHLIPGLEPNGVPRNLKNTVFPFKYNDFIELENLVNNEDIGVIKMEVSRNQGPQDGYLQKIRKLATDKGIVLIFDECTSGFRQTLGGLHKFYGVEPDMAMFGKALGNGYAITSTIGRREIMQAAQSTFISSTFWTERIGPTAGLKTLEVMEKIKSYDTITEVGKNITQGWIDLAKKYELKIETSGLPALTSFGFNSSENLAYTSFITQEMLSKGFLASTSVYVCIAHTKEIVDHYFAELEPIFSIIKECEEGSRNIYDLLKGPVCHERFKRLN
- a CDS encoding PseG/SpsG family protein — encoded protein: MILIFTESLSTTGLGHLGRCTALAEILIESGNKVEIILHSDGTDLGGETKIPIEVINWKNENDLNEICNRKKPKLIIVDSYLADTKNYAEISSKVSKLICVDDMQRIEYPKDAIILNPGFGGRFIDYDNSRHKIFTGPGYALLRKPFRESIEYQPIRTNIERVLITVGGDDKKNIVPQILSIVNTEFYNWRKEVIVGPSFKNLEKIKQNSDSNTFLHQGLSALEIRDLMLDVDIAITAGGQTTYELAKCGIPMIVMEIVENQRKNIQGFMSENLAFLINLDNMKQFPFLLKENLNFLSLRENRFDYRNRLVNFFSQFNSVSLYDSII
- a CDS encoding class I SAM-dependent methyltransferase, coding for MDNKKYQKVESGYISASPLPNKEELEKFYRDLYYQSPQSATYQIDYPKIEIEHKRLKNEVLMYALKNSGIESGKFLDIGAGEGFLLQTAYDYKFSVTGIDFSSFGVNKFHPELSKFLRVGDVYENIEDLIKSKEKFNIISSINVLEHVIDPELFLSKVDQLLENDGLVSITVPNDFSDLQNLAVKEGLIDREFWFSPPAHLHYFNTKTLPDFCIQQGYEVVDSYSDFPIDIFLFHSGSNYVMDSKNGPSAHKARMLLDLLVSNSGLDRYLKFYRSMFEVGLGRDITVILKKSK
- a CDS encoding NAD-dependent epimerase/dehydratase family protein, translated to MKVLVTGADGFLGKAVVEKLNFNELDIISVTRRENSSSGFFIKDLGNPKELIETLDNIKPQIIINLAAVIDFSENSNISFLHSINILCPAILADWAKRNNSYLIQASSIIIHGTNHNLYNHFTPESPDTDYGLSKYLAEQMIVSSGCDYAILRFGGLFGKNGPIHLGINVAIEKAKQGIVPSYTGEGKSRRNYLHIKDAATMIDACVKKRLLGIYFCGGEVVSFKAMLTSIAEEFNVGSQPGQIAGLDSQDQIVEVSSELNFYKSFADCLKDC
- a CDS encoding ATP-grasp domain-containing protein yields the protein MKTILITGIGSDIAQSIAIIIRERFPEWRIIGCDVNIRHGGNLFSDKFIVSLQASTDQYLPWLEDLVKEEGVSFCIPVSEAELEFFFVNQIFEIGKAKILMANPQSLKIGLDKLQTNQYLKSIGVDVPWTLLSENLNSIPSFPCIFKHRKGAGSKVLFECKNREEAIFYSSKYSNGIFQELLLPSNQEVTCAVYRNKKGKINILQLLRELDGGFTGWAEVIQDQEVSKQCELLAEALDLNGSINVQLRITALGPRIFEINPRFSSTVLMRHMMGFEDVIWSIEELLEINSNFHSPKIGTVAVRVQGVNIIN
- the pseC gene encoding UDP-4-amino-4,6-dideoxy-N-acetyl-beta-L-altrosamine transaminase, whose translation is MAYIPYGRQDISDEDIQAVVEVLKSDFLTQGPVVPKFESLVAEICGAKYATAVNSATSALHIACLALGIGKDDLVWTSPNSFVASANCAVYCGAKIDFVDIDPRTYNLSAEKLEEKLINAKKIGKLPKLVIPVHFSGQPCDMEKIFSLSQEYGFKIIEDASHAIGAKYKNEPVGNCKYSDITVFSFHPVKIITTGEGGMTLTNDKELQIKLYRLRSHGIVRDSREMTHPPDGPWYYQQIELGYNYRLTDIQAALGLSQLNRLDQFIKRRHEIANIYRNLLIDKSIVLPYQNPENYSSFHLFVIRIKTKEFKISHKQAFEQLRNSGILVNLHYIPIYRQPFYSKFGFKLSDFPETEAYYSEAISLPMYPGLTETEVKEVVHRLTNPIGYQTLF
- a CDS encoding N-acetylneuraminate synthase family protein, whose product is MVYKNIKIGKEYPCFIAAEVGINHNGDINLAKEMIKAAKDAGADAVKFQNYHTEDFILDKKLTYEYISEGTKIVESQFEMFKRYELSFEQIQVLKDYSDELGIIFFSTPTSLKGIEDLEKVGVSLLKNGSDFLVNLELINQMAKTGIPVIISTGMATLGEIDDAVRSFEQAGGKDLIILHCVSAYPTPAEEVNLNKISALAKAFQYPIGFSDHTDGIVAAVGAVVLGACFIEKHFTLNKNLPGPDHHFSSDPKEFKELVNSIRFVEKSMGNSKISPTQKEEFNRNTARLSCVAKHRLKSGHIIQREDIAFSRPANGLPPKLLDILIGTHVKEDMELGEPFLFSKIG
- a CDS encoding aldo/keto reductase, encoding MFLEKVIIGTVQFGLNYGIANTLGKINYTRGSEIIRLAEKHNISTLDTAIAYGDSEILLGQIGIDNWKVISKLPPLETNLESKVLEGKIYSLIQSSLRNLNIKKLYGILLHSPEDLLSKNGSQIYKTLIDLKNNKLVEKIGISIYDPNCLDLYLEHFDLDIVQAPFNILDRRIKEQGYLDKLKNKNIEFHCRSIFLQGLLLMNRSELLAKFNKWEYVWDKMENFASNNGISNLDICTAFIKQNTDVDRVIIGVDSKIHLDEIIASCNKDINTVPEIEIENDRLELLNPSNWNNL